ATCGACTTCGGCATTTTGCCCATGGGTCGTTTTGTCGGGGCGGCTCTGCCGGAGAAGGGCTCGCTGGCGCTGATCGTCGCCGTGTCCTTCGCGCTGGGCTTCGCGACGACGGTCGCCGAGCCGGATGTGCTCGTGCTCGCCGGGCAGGTGGACGCGGCGTCGCGCGGCGCCATGTCCAGACAGACGGTTGTCTATGTTATCGCCCTTGGCGTCGCCGTCCTGACGGCGGTTGCGATGGTAAGGATCGTCGCCGGGTGGCGGATGAAATATCTGCTCGCGGCCGCCTACCTTGTCGCGCTCATTCTGTCGGCTTTCGCTCCGGTCGAGTTCGTCTCGCTGGCCTTCGACGCCGGCAGCGTCACGACCGGCGCGCTTTCGGCGCCGGTCATGATTTCTCTCGGGATCGGTCTGAGCTCCGTTCTGGCGGGTCGATCGAAAGTGTCCGACGGCTTCGGGCTGCTGGGCTTGGCCTCCATCGGGCCCATCATCGCCATATTGATCCTGGGGAGACTGCTTCCGTGAACGAGACGCTGCTCGTCGAAGGCCGCGCCGCATTCGCGAATGTCGTCGAAGCGGTCGGGCCGCTCGTCGCGGCTTTCCTCGCCTTCCAGTTCTTTTGGCTCAAATTGCCGCGCAAGGAGGTCGTCGACGTTCTCATCGGAACCGCAATGGCGTCGGTCGGACTGTTGTTGTTTCTGGTCGGGATGGAAATCGGGTTCCTGCCCTTTGGAAGAGCGATCGGAACTTCCTTCGGCGCGCTGAATCAGCCCGTCTTTTTTGTCGTCGCCGGCGCGGTTCTCGGTTTCCTCACGGCATGGGGCGAGCCCGCCGTCCGCGTCCTGGCCGATCAGGTCGAGGAGGCGTCCAACGGCTCGATCCACAAATCCATGGTCCTGTCCGCCATTTGCATCGGCGTCGCCTTATGCGTGGGCCTCGGCATCGTGAGAATCCTCGTCGGCATCCCGCTTCTGTATTTGCTTGCGCCCGGCTATCTGCTTGTCATCGCCATGATGTGGCGGAGCGACCAGGAATTCGTCGCCATCGCCGTGGACGCGGGCGGCGTCGCCACGGGGCCGCTGGCCAATACATTTCTGCTCGCTCTCGCAATGGGCGCATCGGTCTCCATGGGCGATCAGGATCCGATCGCGCATGGGCTCGGCCTGGTCGCGCTCATATCGCTCGCTCCGATCATTTCGGTGATGACGTTAGGCTTCCTCGTCCGGGGGACTAAAGACAGGGAGTGATGGAGATGGAGAACCCATGTCTCATCGTCACTATTGTGCGGAAGGGCTGGGCCGACACGGTGCTGGAGGCGACGATCGCCGCGGGCGCTCACGGCGGCACGGTGCTCTTCGGCCGCGGGATCGGACGCAACGAGCAGCAACGGGTTTTCGGCATTCAGATCGAACCCGAAAAGGAAATCGTGCTCACGGTCGTCTCGAGGGATCTGAAGGACAAGATGCTCG
The nucleotide sequence above comes from Methylocystis parvus OBBP. Encoded proteins:
- a CDS encoding DUF1538 domain-containing protein, with protein sequence MVSLLTENLLNVLKAVAPLTAVVSLLQFTVIHAPEALFLQFLTGSALAIVGMALLFSGIDFGILPMGRFVGAALPEKGSLALIVAVSFALGFATTVAEPDVLVLAGQVDAASRGAMSRQTVVYVIALGVAVLTAVAMVRIVAGWRMKYLLAAAYLVALILSAFAPVEFVSLAFDAGSVTTGALSAPVMISLGIGLSSVLAGRSKVSDGFGLLGLASIGPIIAILILGRLLP
- a CDS encoding DUF1538 domain-containing protein, giving the protein MNETLLVEGRAAFANVVEAVGPLVAAFLAFQFFWLKLPRKEVVDVLIGTAMASVGLLLFLVGMEIGFLPFGRAIGTSFGALNQPVFFVVAGAVLGFLTAWGEPAVRVLADQVEEASNGSIHKSMVLSAICIGVALCVGLGIVRILVGIPLLYLLAPGYLLVIAMMWRSDQEFVAIAVDAGGVATGPLANTFLLALAMGASVSMGDQDPIAHGLGLVALISLAPIISVMTLGFLVRGTKDRE
- a CDS encoding P-II family nitrogen regulator, which produces MENPCLIVTIVRKGWADTVLEATIAAGAHGGTVLFGRGIGRNEQQRVFGIQIEPEKEIVLTVVSRDLKDKMLEEIVRAAELGSPGHGLAFVLPVEAVVGVVHLVQG